A genomic stretch from Candidatus Hydrogenisulfobacillus filiaventi includes:
- a CDS encoding conserved membrane protein of unknown function (Evidence 4 : Unknown function but conserved in other organisms), with product MTMQRLATVVSALAMLIGLMAVTAGFRDLPLDERPAWMVLELALWPLLALAVMEGARLAAAGRRGARWRLDWWRLLVHGLPALGVAGAPAGWFTLHFGAGTALSLLDFPTAKVMAAMWLALALRAAVEVTP from the coding sequence TTGACGATGCAACGCCTGGCCACGGTCGTGTCCGCGCTGGCGATGCTGATCGGCCTCATGGCGGTCACCGCCGGCTTCCGCGACCTGCCGCTGGATGAACGCCCGGCCTGGATGGTCCTCGAATTGGCGCTATGGCCGCTATTGGCGTTGGCTGTCATGGAGGGCGCCCGTCTGGCTGCGGCCGGGCGCCGCGGCGCCCGCTGGCGCCTGGACTGGTGGCGTCTGCTGGTGCACGGGCTGCCGGCGCTGGGGGTGGCCGGGGCCCCCGCGGGGTGGTTTACCCTCCACTTCGGTGCCGGCACCGCCCTAAGCCTGCTCGACTTTCCTACGGCCAAGGTTATGGCGGCCATGTGGCTGGCGCTAGCCCTTCGCGCCGCGGTGGAGGTGACGCCGTGA
- a CDS encoding Class II aldolase family protein has translation MARAIAGSGMGHAASGNLSLREGAGFWISPSGVGFERVAREQLVRVPLAGEPGPGPWRPSSEWRLHQALYQRLEGIGGIVHVHSPFATALAVAREPLPLIHYQIAEAGPLVPVAPYRTFGSAELAAVVADTLVAAGGRAALMANHGLVTVGSDLAAAFRLARDVEWAARIYLLAKAAGRPAVLGGRERAAVLEALAGYGQPAQMFREEH, from the coding sequence GTGGCGCGGGCCATCGCCGGGAGCGGGATGGGGCACGCGGCCTCGGGGAATCTGAGCCTTCGGGAGGGGGCGGGTTTCTGGATCTCCCCCTCCGGGGTGGGGTTCGAGCGGGTGGCCCGGGAGCAGCTGGTCCGGGTGCCGTTAGCCGGGGAGCCCGGGCCCGGGCCCTGGCGGCCCTCGTCGGAGTGGCGGCTTCATCAGGCGCTGTACCAGCGTCTGGAGGGGATCGGGGGCATCGTGCATGTCCATTCCCCCTTCGCCACCGCCCTCGCGGTCGCCCGCGAACCGTTGCCGCTGATTCATTATCAGATTGCCGAGGCCGGGCCCCTGGTTCCGGTCGCCCCATACCGGACGTTCGGGTCGGCGGAGCTGGCGGCGGTGGTGGCGGACACCCTGGTGGCGGCGGGCGGGCGGGCCGCGTTGATGGCCAATCATGGGCTGGTCACCGTCGGGTCCGACCTGGCTGCAGCCTTCCGGCTGGCGCGGGACGTGGAGTGGGCGGCCCGGATTTACCTGCTGGCCAAGGCGGCCGGGCGGCCGGCGGTGCTGGGGGGCCGCGAGCGGGCTGCGGTCTTGGAGGCGTTGGCCGGCTACGGGCAGCCCGCGCAAATGTTCCGCGAGGAACATTAA
- the purA gene encoding adenylosuccinate synthetase (Evidence 2a : Function from experimental evidences in other organisms; PubMedId : 1312531, 10368157, 16163456, 21424839; Product type e : enzyme), whose amino-acid sequence MPAVVLVGAQWGDEGKGKIVDYISRQADMVVRHQGGSNAGHTVVVGDQEYKLHLIPSGILYPETWCVIANGVVVDPVILLEELDYLQQRGVRTDRLRISAQAHVVMPYHKQLDRLQEGARGAAKLGTTGRGIGPAYMDKAARTGLRVADLLNPADFAARLREALEEKNRLFRAYEAPGWDFDQLYQEFLDYGQRLKPYVTNTSVVINRALDENKRVLFEGAQGTMLDIDHGTYPYVTSSHPVAGGACIGAGVGPTRISQVYGVVKAYTTRVGDGPFPSELEDAIGEHIRQVGAEYGTTTNRPRRIGWLDTVVLRHAVRVNGMTGLIVTRLDVLDDLERIGIVTAYRYRGQLVTDFPESLGVLEECEPVVEMVPGWRTGIGGARRYEDLPPEAREYLERIEALTGVPVRVVSVGRDRAHTIERVPLF is encoded by the coding sequence ATGCCGGCAGTGGTGTTGGTCGGGGCGCAATGGGGCGACGAGGGTAAGGGCAAAATTGTCGATTATATCAGCCGGCAGGCGGACATGGTGGTGCGCCACCAGGGCGGGAGCAATGCCGGGCATACTGTCGTTGTCGGCGATCAGGAGTACAAGCTGCATCTCATCCCATCCGGGATTCTCTACCCGGAAACCTGGTGTGTGATCGCCAACGGGGTGGTGGTGGACCCGGTCATCCTCTTGGAGGAGCTGGACTATCTGCAGCAGCGGGGCGTGCGCACGGACCGGCTGCGCATCTCGGCCCAGGCGCATGTGGTGATGCCGTATCACAAGCAGCTGGACCGTCTGCAGGAAGGGGCGCGCGGGGCGGCCAAGCTCGGCACCACCGGGCGGGGGATCGGGCCGGCCTATATGGATAAGGCGGCCCGGACCGGCTTGCGGGTGGCGGACCTGTTGAATCCGGCTGACTTCGCGGCACGGCTGCGGGAGGCTCTCGAGGAAAAAAACCGGCTGTTCCGGGCCTACGAGGCACCCGGCTGGGATTTCGATCAGTTGTACCAGGAGTTCCTGGACTACGGCCAACGGTTGAAGCCCTATGTGACCAACACCTCGGTGGTGATCAACCGGGCCCTGGACGAGAACAAGCGCGTCCTTTTCGAAGGGGCGCAGGGAACGATGCTGGACATCGACCACGGCACCTATCCCTATGTGACCTCCTCGCACCCGGTGGCCGGAGGGGCCTGTATCGGCGCCGGGGTGGGTCCGACCCGGATTTCCCAGGTTTACGGGGTGGTGAAGGCCTATACCACCCGGGTCGGGGACGGCCCGTTCCCCAGCGAACTGGAGGATGCCATCGGGGAGCACATCCGGCAGGTGGGTGCCGAGTACGGCACCACCACCAACCGGCCGCGACGCATCGGATGGCTGGATACCGTCGTTCTGCGGCATGCGGTGCGGGTAAACGGGATGACCGGCCTGATCGTGACCCGGCTGGATGTGCTGGATGACCTGGAGCGCATCGGGATCGTCACCGCCTACCGGTACCGGGGTCAACTGGTCACCGATTTCCCGGAGAGCCTGGGGGTTCTGGAGGAGTGTGAGCCAGTGGTGGAGATGGTGCCCGGTTGGCGGACGGGCATCGGGGGAGCCCGGCGGTATGAGGATCTGCCTCCCGAGGCCCGGGAGTACCTGGAGCGGATTGAGGCGTTGACCGGGGTGCCGGTCCGCGTGGTCTCGGTGGGCCGCGACCGGGCCCACACCATTGAACGGGTGCCGTTGTTTTAA
- the dnaC gene encoding replicative DNA helicase (Evidence 2a : Function from experimental evidences in other organisms; PubMedId : 7711902, 10844689, 12682299, 12718886, 16002087, 19744498, 23563155, 25713353; Product type e : enzyme), whose product MSVGLNRVPPHSPDAELAVIGSILIDPDAVGRALEFVEADDFYQEAHRLIFEVAVDLFNQTKPIDVVVVGEELRRRGKLESIGGLAYLMEVAGMVPTAAHVEYYARLVRDNATLRKLIATATGLVTQAYAAEESPQELLDKAQQSLFQLARRGQQEVVPLHDVLVDTFTRLEAVYENKGRLVGLPTGFPDLDRMTAGLQRSELIVVAARPSMGKTQFMLNVARHLAVHENVPVVIFSLEMSREQLALRLLSAEAEVEGHRLRTGELDAEMWQRLSLALGRLGSAPIYIDDSPGLMVLELRAKARHLKAQYDIGLIMVDYLQLLQGRRAENRQQEISDISRSLKAVARELQIPVIALSQLSRAVESRNDKRPMLSDLRESGAIEQDADVVAFLYREDYYNKEAERPDLTEFIVAKQRNGPTGTVQLLFQKETGRFVSVTGLAPG is encoded by the coding sequence ATGAGCGTGGGACTGAACCGGGTACCCCCGCACAGCCCGGATGCGGAACTGGCGGTGATCGGGTCGATCCTTATCGACCCGGATGCGGTAGGCCGGGCGCTGGAATTCGTTGAGGCGGACGACTTCTACCAGGAGGCACACCGGCTGATTTTTGAGGTGGCGGTGGACCTCTTCAATCAGACCAAGCCGATCGACGTGGTGGTGGTGGGCGAGGAACTGCGCCGGCGGGGGAAGCTGGAGTCCATCGGGGGTCTGGCCTATCTGATGGAGGTCGCCGGCATGGTGCCCACCGCTGCCCATGTGGAGTATTACGCGCGGCTGGTGCGGGACAATGCCACCCTCCGGAAGCTCATCGCCACCGCCACCGGGCTGGTCACCCAGGCCTACGCGGCTGAAGAGAGCCCGCAGGAGTTGTTGGATAAGGCGCAGCAAAGCCTCTTTCAGTTGGCGCGGCGCGGGCAGCAGGAGGTGGTCCCGTTGCACGACGTGCTGGTGGACACCTTCACCCGGCTGGAGGCGGTCTACGAAAACAAGGGCCGCCTGGTCGGACTCCCCACCGGCTTTCCGGATTTGGACCGCATGACGGCCGGGTTGCAGCGGTCCGAACTCATCGTGGTGGCCGCCCGCCCGTCCATGGGCAAGACCCAGTTTATGCTGAACGTTGCGCGCCACCTGGCCGTCCATGAAAATGTTCCCGTGGTCATCTTCAGCCTGGAGATGTCCCGGGAACAGCTGGCGTTGCGGCTGTTGTCGGCCGAGGCCGAGGTGGAGGGGCACCGGCTGCGCACCGGGGAGCTGGACGCCGAGATGTGGCAGCGGCTGTCCCTGGCCCTCGGGCGGCTGGGGTCGGCGCCGATTTATATCGACGACAGTCCAGGCCTCATGGTGCTGGAGCTGCGGGCCAAGGCGCGGCATCTAAAGGCGCAGTACGACATCGGGCTCATTATGGTGGATTATCTACAGCTGCTGCAGGGCCGGCGGGCGGAAAACCGCCAACAGGAGATCTCGGACATTTCCCGGTCCTTAAAGGCGGTGGCCCGGGAACTGCAGATCCCGGTGATCGCCCTGTCCCAGTTGTCGCGGGCCGTAGAAAGCCGCAACGACAAGCGGCCCATGCTCTCCGACCTGCGCGAGTCGGGAGCCATCGAACAGGATGCTGACGTAGTGGCCTTCCTCTACCGGGAGGACTACTACAACAAGGAGGCCGAGCGGCCGGACCTGACCGAGTTCATTGTGGCCAAGCAGCGGAACGGGCCCACGGGTACCGTCCAGCTGCTCTTCCAGAAGGAGACCGGCCGCTTTGTCAGCGTGACGGGTCTGGCTCCCGGCTAG
- a CDS encoding ATP-dependent protease LonB-like Type I — translation MAEESVQGPRGSSGRRSTRTLERRIAALHELLVQIFGPERLILRAGKLQAIKDLRSEDPARRLLALQKLVYEDPSLTEPPAVKDFPRVLRELEEHLAEQLARRTLEDEIEKRVSEKMQERHEEYLRDIRIQVLKEEGGPETAETQKKWEHLEALSRRGLKASAMARVRPQRLEEVRGQQAAIRQLQAKLGSPFPQHVILYGPPGVGKTTVARLVFEQVRRLPFSAFAADAPFVEADGATLRWDPREVTNPLLGSVHDPIYQGARRDLADSGIPEPKLGLVTEAHGGILFIDEIGEMDLLLQNKLLKVLEDKRVRFDSPYYDPDDPNVPRYVRRLFEEGAPADFILVGATTRSPEEISPALRSRCAEVFFDPLTPEAVAQIAVDTAARLGVVLAPEAARAIADYTLEGRRAATLVVDSYAAALLDRGEAPERLGPEVVQEVVGHARLERVQVPLVRPQPAVGRVLGLAVGGYQGIVLEIEAAVFPAREAGRGQVRFNETAGSMARDSVFNAAAVLRRLTGQDLRQYDVHVNVVGGANIDGPSAGLAIFLAIYSALTGIPLRQDVAVTGEIALSGAVRPVGGVPEKVLGARMQGVQEVLVPAENAGDVPPGTGRPRVRPVATVEDVLAVLRG, via the coding sequence ATGGCGGAGGAATCGGTGCAGGGCCCGCGCGGCAGCAGCGGGCGGCGCTCGACGCGGACCCTGGAGCGGCGGATCGCGGCCCTGCATGAACTGCTGGTTCAGATCTTCGGCCCGGAGCGGCTCATCCTGCGTGCCGGCAAGCTGCAGGCCATCAAGGACCTCCGTTCCGAGGATCCGGCCCGGCGGTTGCTGGCCTTGCAGAAGCTGGTCTACGAGGATCCCTCCCTCACGGAGCCCCCGGCGGTGAAGGATTTCCCCCGGGTGCTGCGCGAACTGGAGGAACACCTGGCGGAACAGCTGGCCCGGCGGACCTTGGAGGATGAGATCGAAAAGCGGGTCAGTGAGAAGATGCAGGAGCGCCACGAGGAGTACCTGCGCGATATCCGGATTCAGGTGCTCAAAGAGGAAGGCGGGCCGGAAACCGCGGAGACCCAGAAGAAATGGGAGCATCTGGAGGCCCTCAGCCGCCGGGGCCTCAAGGCGTCCGCCATGGCCCGGGTCCGGCCCCAGCGGCTGGAGGAGGTCCGGGGTCAGCAGGCAGCCATCCGCCAGCTGCAAGCCAAACTGGGGAGTCCCTTTCCGCAGCATGTGATCCTGTACGGGCCTCCAGGGGTTGGCAAGACGACGGTCGCGCGGCTGGTGTTTGAGCAGGTCCGTCGGTTGCCCTTTAGCGCGTTCGCGGCGGATGCGCCGTTCGTGGAGGCGGACGGCGCCACCCTGCGCTGGGATCCGCGGGAGGTAACCAATCCCTTGCTGGGGTCGGTCCACGACCCCATCTACCAGGGCGCCCGGCGCGATCTTGCCGACAGCGGCATCCCGGAGCCGAAGCTGGGACTGGTCACCGAGGCCCACGGGGGGATCCTGTTTATCGACGAAATCGGGGAGATGGACCTGCTGCTCCAGAACAAGCTCCTAAAGGTGCTGGAGGACAAACGGGTCCGGTTCGATTCGCCGTATTACGATCCGGACGACCCGAACGTGCCCCGCTACGTCCGCCGGTTGTTCGAGGAGGGTGCCCCCGCGGACTTCATCCTGGTTGGGGCCACCACGCGCAGTCCGGAGGAGATCAGCCCGGCGTTACGTTCGCGGTGTGCGGAGGTGTTCTTTGACCCCCTTACCCCGGAGGCGGTGGCCCAAATTGCCGTCGATACCGCAGCCCGGTTGGGGGTGGTCCTGGCCCCGGAGGCGGCCCGGGCCATCGCGGATTACACCCTGGAGGGCCGGCGGGCCGCCACCCTCGTGGTGGACAGCTATGCGGCCGCCCTCCTGGACCGGGGCGAGGCCCCGGAACGGCTGGGTCCGGAGGTGGTACAGGAGGTCGTCGGCCATGCCCGGCTGGAACGCGTGCAGGTGCCGCTGGTACGGCCCCAGCCCGCGGTGGGCCGGGTGCTGGGTCTAGCCGTGGGCGGATACCAAGGGATTGTGCTCGAGATTGAGGCGGCGGTGTTTCCGGCCCGGGAGGCGGGGCGCGGCCAGGTGCGTTTCAACGAGACAGCCGGATCCATGGCCCGGGATTCGGTGTTTAATGCGGCGGCGGTGCTGCGGCGGCTGACCGGGCAGGACCTGCGCCAGTACGACGTGCATGTCAATGTCGTCGGGGGTGCCAATATTGATGGACCCTCGGCGGGGCTGGCCATCTTTCTGGCCATCTATTCGGCCCTGACCGGGATTCCGTTGCGGCAGGACGTGGCGGTCACCGGTGAGATCGCCCTGTCGGGCGCGGTCCGGCCGGTGGGCGGGGTGCCGGAAAAGGTGCTAGGGGCGCGCATGCAGGGCGTCCAGGAGGTGCTGGTGCCGGCGGAAAACGCGGGGGATGTACCGCCGGGCACCGGGCGGCCGCGGGTACGGCCGGTGGCGACGGTTGAGGACGTCCTGGCGGTGCTGCGGGGGTGA
- the rplI gene encoding 50S ribosomal protein L9, which translates to MRVILLTDVRGQGSKGQVIEVKDGFARNYLIPRGLAKPATRQAEAEAEAERRRQAAKAAQERQAAAALAEALNGQTVIIRARAGESGRLFGAVTSQDVAAVLKERGYTIDRRQINLDPVHLLGQYEARVHLYGGIEARLAVRVLPEE; encoded by the coding sequence ATGCGGGTTATCCTGCTGACGGATGTCAGAGGCCAGGGCTCCAAGGGGCAAGTCATCGAGGTCAAGGACGGGTTTGCCCGCAATTATCTGATCCCGCGGGGCCTGGCCAAGCCGGCCACCCGGCAGGCGGAGGCGGAAGCCGAGGCGGAACGGCGGCGGCAGGCGGCAAAGGCGGCCCAGGAGCGGCAGGCCGCAGCAGCGCTGGCGGAGGCCCTGAATGGGCAGACGGTCATCATCCGGGCCCGCGCCGGCGAAAGCGGACGGCTGTTCGGGGCGGTGACCAGTCAGGATGTGGCGGCGGTGCTGAAGGAACGGGGCTACACCATCGATCGGCGCCAGATCAACCTGGATCCGGTGCACTTGCTGGGCCAGTATGAAGCCCGCGTGCATCTTTACGGCGGCATTGAGGCCCGGCTGGCGGTGCGGGTTCTGCCGGAGGAGTGA
- the rpsR gene encoding ribosomal protein S18 (Evidence 2a : Function from experimental evidences in other organisms; PubMedId : 12682299, 14762004, 22720735, 24310371; Product type s : structure), translated as MRRERGRRAKRKVCTFCVEKIEHVDYKEAARLRRFITERGKILPRRISGNCAHHQRQLTTAIKRARIMALLPFTIE; from the coding sequence ATGCGGCGCGAACGGGGACGCCGGGCCAAGCGGAAGGTCTGCACCTTCTGTGTAGAAAAGATCGAACACGTGGACTACAAGGAGGCGGCGCGGCTGCGGCGGTTCATCACCGAACGGGGCAAGATCCTGCCCCGGCGGATCTCCGGCAACTGCGCGCATCATCAGCGGCAGTTGACCACCGCCATCAAGCGGGCGCGCATCATGGCCCTGCTGCCCTTTACCATCGAATAG
- a CDS encoding Single-stranded DNA-binding protein codes for MLNRVILIGRLTRDPELRYTPQGVPVASFTLAVDRPFSNSQGQRETDFIDCLAWRKLGENVANHLTKGRLAAVEGRLQIRSYETQDGQRRKVAEVVCDDVRFLDRPVREGAPPAAAGGGEDDVTLPDDLPF; via the coding sequence ATGTTAAACCGGGTGATTCTGATCGGGCGGCTGACGCGGGATCCCGAATTACGCTACACCCCCCAGGGGGTGCCGGTAGCGTCGTTTACCCTCGCCGTCGATCGCCCGTTCTCTAACAGTCAGGGTCAGCGGGAAACGGATTTCATCGATTGCCTGGCGTGGCGGAAACTGGGCGAGAATGTCGCCAACCATCTGACGAAGGGCCGGCTGGCCGCGGTGGAGGGCCGGTTGCAGATCCGCAGCTATGAAACCCAGGACGGTCAGCGGCGCAAGGTGGCCGAGGTAGTCTGTGATGATGTACGCTTCCTGGACCGGCCGGTCCGGGAAGGGGCGCCGCCGGCTGCCGCCGGGGGCGGCGAGGACGACGTCACCCTGCCGGATGACCTGCCGTTTTAG
- the rpsF gene encoding 30S ribosomal protein S6, with the protein MAAYEAMYILKPDLGEEELAQAIERVQGLIGQAGGTVDQIDKWGKRRLAYPINGYNDGYYVVTTFNGDGKVANELTRLMGIQEVILRSMVVRAGE; encoded by the coding sequence TTGGCTGCCTATGAGGCCATGTATATCCTGAAGCCCGACCTGGGCGAGGAGGAACTCGCGCAGGCGATCGAACGGGTACAGGGGCTGATCGGACAGGCCGGCGGCACGGTGGACCAGATTGACAAGTGGGGCAAGCGCCGCCTGGCCTACCCCATCAACGGATACAACGACGGCTACTACGTGGTCACCACCTTTAACGGGGACGGCAAGGTGGCCAACGAGCTGACCCGGCTGATGGGTATTCAGGAGGTCATCCTGCGGTCGATGGTGGTGCGGGCGGGGGAATAG
- the yyzM gene encoding putative nucleic acid binding protein (Evidence 3 : Putative function from multiple computational evidences; PubMedId : 21348639, 22333191, 27435445; Product type f : factor), protein MLAPQRYEIGQIVELRKPHPCGSHRWEITRTGIDFGLKCLGCGHRIMIPRKKFERAVRKAWPPGENPPE, encoded by the coding sequence ATGCTGGCACCGCAACGGTATGAAATCGGGCAGATCGTGGAGCTGCGCAAGCCGCACCCCTGCGGGTCGCACCGGTGGGAGATTACCCGCACCGGCATTGACTTCGGGCTCAAATGCCTGGGCTGCGGGCACCGGATTATGATCCCCCGTAAGAAGTTCGAACGGGCCGTGCGTAAGGCGTGGCCCCCGGGCGAAAACCCTCCGGAATAG
- a CDS encoding Potassium efflux system KefA protein / Small-conductance mechanosensitive channel has product MTALRLPLLNPAAERQLAAHLAGVILIVVLAWWGGVVARRALEHVERRRAGENDLSWSRKRTLYRLLVSAVRYVLGFVAVVMALDLFGFHTGSLLAGAGVVGLAVSFGAQGLVQDVVSGLILMYEDPFAVGDHIVLPGGTAGTVEELGLRATILRGGEGERVYLPNRLILQVTNLSRRAPVAREIRLAFPVALPPEKVRILLQEAGAALGEAPEVLGVVDLTGTQQVWGVRLPSAGPEGARAAAAFREAVVRAAAAAGLELAGG; this is encoded by the coding sequence GTGACCGCTTTGCGCCTGCCGTTGCTGAACCCCGCGGCCGAGCGTCAGCTGGCCGCCCACCTGGCCGGCGTCATCCTGATTGTCGTCCTGGCCTGGTGGGGCGGGGTGGTGGCCCGTCGGGCGCTGGAGCACGTGGAGCGGCGGCGGGCCGGGGAGAACGACCTCAGCTGGTCCCGCAAGCGCACCCTCTACCGGTTGCTGGTCTCGGCTGTCCGTTACGTGCTGGGCTTTGTGGCCGTGGTCATGGCCCTGGACCTGTTCGGGTTTCACACCGGGTCCCTGCTGGCCGGGGCCGGGGTGGTGGGCCTGGCGGTCAGCTTCGGGGCCCAGGGCCTGGTGCAGGATGTGGTATCGGGTCTCATTCTGATGTACGAGGACCCGTTTGCGGTCGGGGATCACATCGTCCTGCCGGGGGGAACGGCGGGCACTGTCGAGGAGCTCGGCTTGCGGGCTACCATCCTGCGGGGCGGTGAGGGGGAGCGGGTGTATCTCCCCAACCGCCTGATTTTGCAGGTGACCAATCTGTCCCGCCGGGCGCCGGTGGCTCGGGAGATCCGGCTGGCCTTCCCGGTCGCACTGCCGCCGGAAAAGGTGCGGATCCTGTTGCAGGAAGCAGGCGCCGCCTTGGGCGAGGCGCCGGAAGTGCTAGGGGTGGTGGACCTGACCGGCACGCAACAGGTCTGGGGCGTGCGGCTTCCGTCCGCGGGGCCGGAAGGTGCGCGGGCGGCAGCGGCCTTCCGGGAGGCGGTTGTACGGGCAGCAGCGGCAGCGGGGCTGGAACTGGCGGGGGGATAG
- a CDS encoding Colicin V production protein translates to MSTPRWLDLAVAAYILWGMIGGLRRGFVLQVLSLAGYLAGVVVAARWGGTVTRGLLTVIPVRHWVLALLPPNLPAGSPLAGQALTWARGLTWVLVFLLLVGFAEAAGRAVGLVLTRVLHQARLTGTLNSLGGGVAGLLEHGLLAGLLLTLVLTAPLVHGTVVAHTIRQAPLASDLVRWFGRVAHLPGVWAL, encoded by the coding sequence GTGTCCACGCCGCGCTGGCTGGACCTGGCGGTTGCCGCCTATATCCTTTGGGGAATGATTGGGGGCTTGCGGCGGGGGTTCGTGCTGCAGGTGCTGAGCCTGGCCGGATACCTGGCCGGGGTGGTGGTGGCTGCCCGCTGGGGGGGCACGGTAACCCGGGGTCTATTGACGGTGATTCCGGTGCGGCACTGGGTCCTGGCCCTGCTGCCCCCGAATCTGCCTGCCGGTAGCCCGTTGGCGGGACAAGCCCTGACCTGGGCCCGGGGCTTGACCTGGGTGCTGGTGTTCCTGCTGCTGGTGGGCTTCGCCGAAGCGGCGGGACGGGCGGTGGGTCTGGTCCTCACCCGGGTACTGCACCAGGCCCGGCTGACCGGCACCTTGAACAGTCTGGGCGGCGGGGTGGCCGGGCTGCTGGAACACGGCCTGCTGGCCGGGCTGCTGCTGACGCTGGTGTTGACCGCGCCGCTGGTGCACGGCACGGTCGTAGCCCATACCATCCGTCAGGCTCCCCTCGCTAGCGACCTCGTGCGCTGGTTTGGGCGGGTGGCCCATCTGCCGGGGGTTTGGGCTCTGTGA
- a CDS encoding membrane protein of unknown function (Evidence 5 : Unknown function): MAVGDVSSGERTAGGARGQLMKGRWGRPGRWQVPVGRLLQWLGPVAVLIGLRGWWAALPGWAALGLGTLLAGAVAQTGLGLARLWRRSLGQMARDTGLLGILALAGWAGTRLAVAAGGGAVDPALLALAAVYLVNLWPAV, translated from the coding sequence ATGGCGGTGGGGGACGTTAGCAGCGGGGAGCGGACGGCAGGCGGTGCGCGGGGTCAACTCATGAAGGGGCGTTGGGGCAGGCCGGGCCGTTGGCAGGTTCCCGTCGGGCGGTTGCTGCAGTGGCTGGGGCCGGTGGCGGTGCTGATAGGGTTACGGGGCTGGTGGGCTGCCCTCCCGGGCTGGGCTGCGTTGGGTCTCGGGACCCTGTTGGCGGGCGCGGTGGCCCAGACCGGGCTGGGCCTCGCCCGGCTTTGGCGGCGGAGCCTGGGGCAGATGGCCCGGGACACCGGCCTGCTCGGGATACTGGCCCTGGCCGGCTGGGCGGGCACCCGGCTGGCCGTGGCTGCCGGGGGAGGGGCGGTAGACCCGGCGTTGCTGGCCCTGGCCGCGGTGTATCTCGTGAATCTTTGGCCGGCGGTGTAG